A window of Strigops habroptila isolate Jane chromosome 5, bStrHab1.2.pri, whole genome shotgun sequence contains these coding sequences:
- the FGFBP3 gene encoding fibroblast growth factor-binding protein 3, whose protein sequence is MRLSLALLALVALGAAAGGAGREAEEAAQAGRFSTPEQHRCSWELRSAAGASELRLSCRPAGGGTARSCAYRGEPRRCPAYGARSRQYWRQILGSLRRRRHPCARGSPLSARLCGPGRAPPEAQLRLMPGHGHGPATTPPAATAEPSRDPAETYCAERWHSLCSFFVGFWEG, encoded by the coding sequence ATGAGGCTgtccctggccctgctggcccTAGTCGCCCTCGGGGCCGccgccggcggggcgggccgggagGCGGAGGAGGCGGCGCAGGCGGGGCGGTTCTCCACCCCGGAGCAGCACCGGTGCAGCTGGGAGCTGCGCTCGGCGGCGGGGGCCAGCGAGCTGCGGCTGAGCTGCCggccggcgggcggcgggaCGGCGCGGAGCTGCGCCTACCGCGGGGAGCCGCGGCGCTGCCCCGCGTACGGCGCCCGCAGCCGGCAGTACTGGCGGCAGATCCTGGGCAgcctgcggcggcggcggcacccCTGCGCCCGGGGCAGCCCGCTCAGCGCCCGCCTCTGCGGCCCGGGCCGGGCGCCGCCCGAGGCGCAGCTCCGCCTCATGCCAGGCCATGGCCACGGCCCCGCCACCACCCCGCCGGCCGCCACCGCGGAGCCCAGCCGGGACCCGGCGGAGACCTACTGCGCCGAGCGGTGGCACTCGCTGTGCAGCTTCTTCGTCGGCTTCTGGGAGGGCTGA